The following coding sequences lie in one Saccharopolyspora hordei genomic window:
- a CDS encoding TIM barrel protein — MTEFKIAAAPISWGVCEVPGWGRVLEPDHVLGEMAELGLRATELGPPGYLPDPQADLARHGLDLVGGFLAVPLHDEATAQRNVDAASEAAARMGRCGGEVVVLAAATGLDGYDERPALSDAEWRTLIETSGRVAEVVAEHGLRTVLHPHVGTHVETEAEVERFVADSPMPLCLDTGHLLIGGTDPVALAQRYPDRIGHIHLKDVRADLAERVRAGEVPFASAVAQGLFVPLGDGDVDTEAMVRAVHRAGYAGWYVLEQDTALDERSPVDVPRRDTERSLAYLDRVFSRLRELQPDRV; from the coding sequence ATGACCGAGTTCAAGATCGCCGCAGCCCCGATCTCCTGGGGCGTGTGCGAGGTCCCGGGATGGGGCCGCGTGCTGGAGCCCGACCACGTGCTCGGCGAGATGGCCGAGCTGGGGCTGCGGGCCACCGAGCTGGGACCGCCCGGCTACCTGCCGGACCCGCAGGCCGACCTGGCCCGCCACGGCCTGGACCTGGTCGGCGGTTTCCTCGCGGTGCCGCTGCACGACGAGGCCACCGCGCAGCGCAACGTCGACGCCGCCTCCGAGGCGGCGGCCCGGATGGGGCGCTGCGGCGGCGAGGTGGTGGTGCTGGCCGCCGCCACCGGCCTGGACGGCTACGACGAGCGGCCCGCGCTCAGCGACGCGGAGTGGCGCACGCTCATCGAGACCTCCGGGCGCGTCGCGGAGGTCGTCGCCGAGCACGGGCTGCGGACGGTGCTGCACCCGCACGTCGGCACCCACGTGGAGACCGAGGCGGAGGTGGAGCGGTTCGTCGCGGACTCGCCGATGCCGCTGTGCCTGGACACCGGCCACCTGCTCATCGGCGGCACCGACCCGGTCGCGCTGGCGCAGCGGTACCCGGACCGGATCGGGCACATCCACCTCAAGGACGTGCGCGCCGACCTCGCCGAGCGGGTCCGCGCCGGGGAGGTCCCGTTCGCCTCCGCCGTCGCGCAGGGCCTGTTCGTCCCGCTCGGCGACGGCGACGTCGACACCGAGGCGATGGTCCGCGCGGTGCACCGGGCCGGGTACGCGGGCTGGTACGTGCTCGAGCAGGACACCGCGCTCGACGAGCGGTCACCCGTCGACGTGCCCCGCCGGGACACCGAGCGCAGCCTGGCCTACCTGGACCGCGTGTTCTCCCGGCTGCGGGAGCTCCAGCCGGACCGCGTGTGA